The genome window GACTTCGCCTTTCAGCCCTGCCATCCGGGGCGTCGGGCACCTCGGCCGTATTCAGTTGTCCGACACAGGCCAATGATAGTGCGAAGGGAAAGGGTTGTCAAGCCCGGGCACCGCCCATGCTACAATCAGGCCGCGTCCGATCGAGAGCGGGAGGGATGCGGTGGATCAGGTGCTTCTCGCATGGATCGCGCTGATCCTGGGGATCCCGGCGGTGGCGGCGGCGCGGCGGTTGCTGGGCCCGCGCGGGCCCAGCCTGGCGATGGCCATGGCGCTGACGGGCGCCCTGGGGCTCTGGCTGGCGGCAGCCGGACAGCCGCCTCAAGAGGCTGCGTTGCGCATCGAGCGACCCTTTTCGGTTCTCCAGACCGCCTGGGTGTTCCGCCTGACTCCGTTTCTCTGGAGCCAGGGGCTGGGAGCTCTCCTGGCCGGGTTCCTGGTCGGATGGATGTGGACGGCTTGCCCAGGACAGGGCCGGCGGTGGCCTCGGGTCCTGACGCTGGGGATGCTCGTGGCCGCTACCGGGGCGGTCCTGGCGGCGGATCTTTTCACCCTTCTGATGACCTGGGCCGCCCTGGACGCCATGTTCCTGGCCCTGTTGCTGGTCCGCCGGGGGCAGGCCGTTGTCGACCGCGCGGCGCTGGCCGGGCTGGTGAATGGGGCGGCGCTCCTGGCCCTGTGGGCGGCGGCCTGGCAGCTCTGGCGCGCCGGCGACAGCCTCTTCTGGAGCCGGATGGGAGGGGAAGCGGCGCTGCCCCTCTTCGTCCTGGCCACCCTCATCCGCCTGGACATCTATCCCTTCCACGTGGGGCGTCCCCCTGAACTGGCGGATGAAGTGGACCGCGCGGCGCTGCTTTACATCCTTCCCACCGCTGTGGGCTTGACCTTCTGGGCCCATCGGGTTCCGATGCTGCAGGGGTGGCCGGGGACCCCCTGGGTGGCCGGAGCGTTGGGGCTCACCGCGGTGCTCGGAGGGCTATGGGCGTGGGCGGAGCCGGATCCAAGGGCCGGGCTGGTGGAGGCGGCCTGGGGGAGCGCGGCGTGGTGGGCGCTGGTCGCGCTGATGGAGCCGGCTCTCGCCCCGCTGGCGGCGGCCCTCTGGCCGGTTTGTTTCGCCCTGCTGTTCACCGCGCCCTCCTTTCACCCGGCTTCTCCGTGGGGGTTGCCCGCCCTGGCGGCGATCTTGACCCTGGCGGGCGTTCCCCTGATGCCCGGCGCCGCTCTCTTCGCCGGACTGTTCCGCGCTGCGCCGGCATGGGCATGGCCGATTCTGCTGCTCCCACACGGCCTGCTGCTTAGCGCCCTGGTGCGGGGATGGCTTCGCCCGATGGAGGAGGTGCTCCCCTCGGAGCGAGTCTGGCGGGTTCTCTACGGTCTGGGGCTTACCCTGGGGGTGGCCGGGTTGATCGGCCTGGGCCTCGCTCTAAGAGCCTGGCGGGAGGAGCTGTCTCCACCCCTTCGGGTGGTCCTGGTCGTCGGGCTGGGGCTTGCGGTCGGGATCCAGATGCAGGCCCACCGGGTGCATGAGGCGGCCCGGCGGTGGGCGCGGGTGCGTCCGTTCCTGACCCTGGACTGGCTGTATGCGGGCCTGACGCACCGGATCTCCCGTCCGGCCGCGGCGCTGCAACAGGCGCTGGAGTTCCTGGGCCATCCCGCGGCCATGTGGCTGTGGGCCCTGGTCGTGGGGGGGATCCTGCTCCTCCTCTGGCAGGGAAGCGCCCGATAGCCACACGGAAGGCGCGGAGGCGGGCATCCCGGCTTTGCTGCGGGGCAGATCTTCGTTGCTCAATCCAATGATTTGCCTTTATAATGCCCGCGGGGAGGTATGCGATGGCGTGGACGGTGGAGGATCTGCGGGATCTGGCGGAATTGTTGCGGGCGCATCCCGAGTGGCGGGAGCCCCTGTGGGCCTTGCTGGCCTCCGAGGAAGTGCGCCGGATGCCCGAGCGGATGGAGCAGGGCTTCCGGCGGGCCGCCCGTCTGATCCTCGCCCTCTACCGCGCCCAGCGGCGGCAGGCTCGGGAGACCGACGCCCGCTTGGCGGAGATGGCCGAGGCCATCCACCGGCTGGGCGAGACCGTGCGCCACTTGGCCGAGACCGTGCACGACCTGGCCGAAGCCCAGCACCGCACCGAGGAAAACCTCCAGCGCCTGGCTGAGGCCTTTGTGAACCACCGTCAGGAGTTCCTGGCCCACCAGGCCCAGGTCAACGCCCGCCTCGAAGAGCTCAGCACGGCGGTCCGTAACCTGACTGAGACGGTTCATCACCTCACTGAAACTGTTCATCACCTAAGCGAGATCGTGGGCAATCTGGCCCAGACCCAGCTCGGTCTGGCCGAGGCCCAGCGCCGCGCCGAGGAGAACCTCCAACGCCTGGCCGAGGCCTTCGTCGCCCATCGCCAGGAGTTCCTGGCCCACCAGGCCCAGGTCAATGCCCACCTCGCTGAGCTCAGGATGGAGGTCCACGCCCTGGTCGAGGCCCAGCGCCGCACCGAGGAATCCCTCCAGCGCCTGGCCGAGGCCTTCGCCGCTCACCGCCAGGAGTTCCTGGAATTCCGCGCCGAAACCGATCGTCGCTTCGCCGAGCTGGCCGAAGCCCAGCGCCGCCATTACGAAGAGTTCGCCGCCTACCGGGCCGAGACCGACCGCCGCTTCGCCGAGCTGGCCGAAGCCCAACGCCGTCACTACGAGGAGTTCGCCGCCTACCGGGTCGAGACCGATCGTCGGTTTGCCGAGCTGGCCGAGGCCCTCCGGATCCTGACCGAGCGGGTGGACCGGGTGGAGGCCCGCCTGGATCAGGTGGAAGCCCGCCTGGATCGGGTGGAAGCCCGCCTGGACCGGGTGGAGCGTCGCCAGGAGGACCACAGCCGGGACCTGGGGGAGCTCAAGTCGATGCGCCTGGAGGCCCTCTACCGGGAGAATCCGGGCCTCTTCCGCCCTCTGCTGCGGCGGGCCGCTGTCGTCCCCGGCGCGCGCAAGATGGAGATCCTGGAGGAGGCGGAGGCGGCCGGGCGCATCACGGAGGAGGAAGCGAGCCGGGCTGCCCCTCTGGACGCGCTGGTGGAGGGCTTTCACCGGCGGGAGGACCGCCGGGTGGTTCTGGCGGTGGAGATTTCCTGGCAGGGGACCACGAAGGACGTGGCCCGGGCGGCGGAGCGGGCGGCCATCTTCGCCCGGGCGCTGGGGGTGGAGGTGATCCCGGTGGTGGCGGCGAAGGAATTGACGGCGCCGGCGCGGCGGATGGCCCGGACGCGGGGGGTGTGGTGGCTGCAGGACGGGAGGGCCTTCGCCCCTCCAGAGATCCCCGAGGAAGGATCGGAATCGGAAGAGGCCTGATCCCCTTTGTCCGGGCTGGCTGATCCGAGCGGGCTGAACGGCTGGATCTACCCGGATCCCATGGCGACGACCTTTCCCCTGAGGCGTGGAGATGGCTCCCCCACATATCCGGATCGGAGGCGGCGGATGCCGATCTATCGCGGCCCGATCCCCGAGCCTGTGCGGGCCCAGCTGCGGGAGCTGGCGGGGGCCTGGCTGCCCGAGCCCGATCTCGAGCGGGCCTATCTGCATGTGGGGACCCCCCTGGCCCGTCTGATCCTGCGCGCGATGCCCGACCCGCTCCCGGGCGTGGATCCGGCGGCGGTGACCCTGGGCCGGCACATCTTCATGGACCCTGCTTACTGGCCCCCCGATCGCCTCTCGAGGTTCCGCCTGCTGGTCCACGAGCTGATCCATGTGCGTCAATGGCGGGAGCGCGGGGTTCTGGGATTCCTGTGGGCGTATCTGCGCGATTACCTCGCCCGCCGCTACGCGGGGGTGCGCCTGGAGCAGGAGGCCGAGGCGATCGCCGCGGCGGCGGCGGAACAATGGCAGGCCCGCGGTCTTCCCGTGTAAACTTTTCCCCACAGGCTCTGGAGAACACCCCGGTATGGAGGAAGACGATGCGACGGGTGCTGATCCTGGGAGGCGGGTTCGGGGGAGTGGCTACGGCCCATGCCCTGCGGCGGCGGCTCCCCCCGGAGGACGAGATCGTGGTGGTGGAGCGGCGTCCCTACTTCATGCTGGGCTTGCGCAAGACGTGGGCCCTGATCGGCCGGGGCACCCTGGAGGAAGGACGACGTCCCCTCCAGGCCCTCGAGCGCTTCGGCATCCGCGTCCTCCCCGGCACCATCACCGCCATCGACCCGGCGAACCGGGCGGTGGAGGTGAACGGCCGGCGCTGGGAGGGGGATGCCATGGTGGTGGCCCTGGGGGCCGAGCTGGCCCCGGAGGCGATCCCGGGCTTCCGGGAGCACGCCCTCAACGTCTACGATCCCCAGGAGATCCCCCGGGCGATGGAGGCGGTGCGCGCCTTCCGCGGCGGCCAGGTGATGATCGGCATCTTCGGGGCGCCTTACAAGTGCCCGCCGGCCCCTTACGAAATGGCCTTCCTCCTTCAGGACTTCTTCGAGGCCCGCGGCGTCCGGGCGCGTATCTCCGTCTTCACCCCGCAACCGATGTCCCTCCCCGTCCTGGGGGCGGCCGGCTGCTCGGTGCTGGAGGGGCGCCTGGCCGAGCGCGGGATCGATTTCCTCCCGAACCACAAGGCCACGGCGGTGGAGGCGGGGGCGGTGATCTTCGGCGATCGGCGGCGGCCCTTCGATCTGCTCCTCGGCGTCCCTCCCCACCGCTGCCCGGAGGTGGTGGTCCGCAGCGGCCTGACCGACGGCGGCGCGTGGGTGCGGGTGCACCCCCGCACACTGGAGACCCGCTTCGCCGGGGTTTACGCCATCGGGGACATCACTGAGATCCTCCTCCCCAACGGCATGCCGCTGCCCAAGGCGGGCGTCTTCGCCGAGGCCGAAGGGGAGGTGGTGGCGGAGCGGATCGCGGCCGTTTTCGCGGGACGGGAGCCCGAGGCTTCCTTCTCCGGCGAGGGCTTTTGCTACCTGGAGCTGGGCCGGGGCGAGGCGATGCTGGTGCGCGGCCGTTTCCTCGTCGAGCCGGCGCCGGAGATCGAGCTCACGGAGCCTTCGCCGAACTATCTGGAAGAGAAGAAGCGCTTCGAGGCCGAACGCCTGCGGACCTGGTTCGGGGACGCAGCGGCCTGACCTGCGCCATCCGTTGGGGGGAGGGGATGGAGCGACCCCGGGCGGCGCTGCGCCGGAAAGCGGAACGGATCGATCGGGCCCTGGAGGCGTATTACGGGATCCCGGCCCGCTGGCATCTGGATCCCCTTTCCGAGCTGGTCCTGACCGTCCTCTCCCAGAACACCAGTGATGTGAACAGCTGGCGGGCCTTCGAGCGGCTGCGGGAGCGCTTCCCCACCTGGGAGGCGGTGCGGGACGCGCCGGTGGAGGCGGTGGAGGAAGCCATCCGTCCGGCGGGCCTGGCCGCTCAGAAAGCTCCGCGGATCCAGGCGATCCTGCGCCGGATCACCGAGGAGCGCGGGGAGCTGTCGCTCGATTTCCTCGCCGACTGGCCAGTGGAGGAGGCGAAGGCTTACCTGCGGCGCCTGAACGGCGTGGGTCCGAAGACGGCGGCCATCGTGCTTCTTTTTTCGCTGGGCAAGCCGGCCTTCCCGGTCGATACGCATGTGCACCGCGTGGGGACACGGCTCGGGCTGATCCCGGAGGGGATGTCGGCGGAGCGAGCCCACGAATGGATGGAGGCCCTGGTTCCTCCGGATCGTTATCTCCCTTTTCATTTGTTGTTGATCCGCCACGGCCGGGAGATCTGCAAGGCCCAGCGGCCCCGCTGTGACCTCTGTCCGGTGCGCCGCGACTGCGATTTCTACCGACGGCGGCGCGCGGCGGGGCGATGATCCCGGCTTCCGCTGTTTTTAAGAGAGGACCTCCAGCCCGGCGAAGGAGGCCAGCAGCCGCTTGAGGCCCGCCTCTTCGAACATCACCACTACCTCCTCATCCGCGCCGATGGGCCGGCACTCCACCACCAGCCCCTCGCCGAAGCGCGGATGCCGGACCCGCAGGCCGGGGCGAAAGCGGGGGCTGGGGGGTGTGAAGGCAGGCGCTTCCTCCCTTTCGACCTTCCGGCGGCTACGGCCGGCGGCGCTCGGGGAACGGGCAGTGGTTCGGGCGACGGCGGGAGTGAGCAGCTCCCGGGGGATCTCCCGGAGGAACCGGGAGGGGGTGCGGAGCTCATCGTAGCGGCGGAAGGCGTAGGTGAGAAAGAGCTGGTCCTTGGCCCGGGTCATCCCCACATAGAACAGGCGGCGCTCCTCCTCCAGCGCCCCCGGCTCGTCCAGGGAGCGGCTATGGGGGAGGAGTCCCTCCTCCAGGCCGGCGATGAACACCGTGTGGAACTCCAGGCCCTTGGCGGCGTGCAACGTGAGCAAGATGGGGGCCTCCTCATCGCTTTCCAGCGTGTCCACATCGGTCAGCAGAGCGACGTCGGCCAGGAAGGCCGCCAGGGGATCCTCGAAGGCGCCGGGGCGGTAAGGCCCGGCGACCTTCAACAGCTCCAGGACGTTGTCCCAGCGGCGGCCGCCAACCTCGCGCCCTCCCTCCTCCAGAGACTCCACGTATTCCGCGTATCCGATCTCGTCGATGATCCGTCGCAGGAGCTCCGCCACGCCGAGATGCGCGCGGTCCGCCCGCCAGGCCCGGACGCGCTCGACGAAATCCGCCAGGGCGCGGCGGATCTTCGGGCCCAGGGAGATCCCCGGGGCGCCGGCGACGGCCTGCTCCACGGCAGCGAAGAGGGAGGTCTTCTCCTGGAGGGCCAGGGCGCTGAGCCGGGCCATGGTCGCCGGTCCGATCCCCCGCGGCGGGACGTTGAGGACGCGGACCAGGCTGAGGTCGTCGTGGGGGTTGAGGACGAGCCGGAGGTAGGCGATGAGATCCTTCACCTCCCGGCGCTGATAGAACCGGACGCCGCCCACCAGCCGATAAGGGATTCCCGCCTGTAGGAAGGCCTCCTCCAGGGCGCGGGACTGCGCGTTGGTCCGATACATCACCGCGATCTCCCCTGGTTGGATGCGGCCGGCCTCGATGAGCTCCTGGACCCGCCGGGCGATGAAGGCTGCCTCGTCCTCTTCGTCGAAGGCCTCGTAGAGGGTGATGGGGGCACCGGGGCCCCGGGCGGCGACCAGGCGCTTCTCGTTATAGCGCTCGGTGTTGCGGCGGATGACCGCCTGGGCGGCCTGCAGGATGGTCTCAGTGGAACGGTAGTTCTCCTCCAGGACGATGATGCGGGCGTCGGGGAAGTGCTCCCGGAAGCGGATCACGTTGCGGAAGTCGGCGCCGCGCCAGCCGTAGATGCTCTGGTCCTCATCCCCCACGCAGAACAGATTGCGGTGTCGAGAGGCCAGCAAGCGCAACAGCAGATACTGCACCGTGTTGGTGTCCTGGAACTCGTCCACCAGGATGTGGCGATATCGCTCCTGATAGCGAGCGAGGACGTCGGGGTGCTCCTCGAAGAGCTCCACCGCCCGCAGGAGGAGATCGTCGAAGTCCAGGGCGTCGGCGGCCCGCAGGCGCTCCTCATAGCGGGCGTAAACCCGAGCCACGATCTCGTCGAAGTAGGTCCGGATGGGATAGGCCTCGGGGCGGATGAACTCGTTCTTGGCCCGGGAGATGGCCGCCCGTAAGGCGCCCGGTCGGTAGCGCTTCTCATCCAGGTTGAGGTCCCGCAGGGCCTGGCGGATGGCCTCGAGGGTGTCCTCCTCGTCGTAGATTACGAACTGAGGGTGGAGCCCGAGGAGGGAGGCTTCCCGCCGGAGGAACCGAGCGCAGGTGGCGTGAAAGGTCCCCAGGGTGAGCTCCCCGACCCGGTCGCCGAAGAGAGCCTCCAGCCGGGAGCGCATCTCCTCCGCCGCCTTGTTGGTGAAGGTCACCGCCAGGATATGGAAGGGAGAGACCCGGCGGGCGGTGAGCAGATAGGCGATGCGGTAGGTGAGCACCCGGGTTTTCCCGCTGCCCGGGCCCGCCAGCACCAGGATCGGCCCGTCGGGGGCGGTGACCGCCTCCCGCTGGCTTGGGTTGAGCTCCTCCAGGAAGGAGAGATCCCTGCCCATGGTCCTCCGATCCGCATCAGGTCTTGGAAGCGTCCTGCCGTCGGCCACCAGTGCGCCGGGGCGGATCCCCCAGGAGGGGCTCCAGGGTCTGGATCCACCGCGCCAGGCGTTGAGCGAAGCGCTCCAGGCTGTCCTCATCCAGAGAGGTCAGCGGATGGGTCTCGAAGACCTTGGCCCATCCTCGATCCCAGGGCTCGGCCTCCACGTAGGGGCCCAGTTGCGCGCGGATCTCCCAGATGTGCGCGCAGACGGTCATCAGCATCGCCCGGTTCCGCACCGGATCCCGGCTCTCGAAGTGCAGGCCCACCTCGATCCGCCCCCGTCGCTCCCCCAGATGCCAGACCTCATAGTGGAAGGCCGGATCCCGGTAGTAGACCTGGACCAGCCAGGGCCGGGCGGACCAGCGGAACCCCTGCAGGTCCGGCGGCAGCAGCGGCTTCAGCCGTTGAGGAAGGGCCTCCATCCAGTCCCGCAGCCGCATGGCCTCGCTCCGGGCGCTCCACCCCATTTTACCCGGAGGCGAGGCTTCTTGGCTTTGAAACGGGAAGATCGGGTGTGTCCCGATTTTGTCGGGCCTGGCCGCCTTGTAGGACAACTGCGAGCAGTTGTCCTACGATTTTGGGACACACCCGGAAGATCTCTTTCGGCCCGGATCGGCTCGACGATGGAGGTGAAGGCCCCAGGCCTGGATGTCTCCGGTTGCGGTAGATCCGGTTTCCGGTTAGCATGAAGCGCCGGCCGATCCCCCTGCTTCCGTGAGGATCTATGTCGCTTCCATCGGGGATGCGGGGGAACGCCGTGGGAAACAGTCTTCGATGAGGAGGTGGTTCCGATGGGTGCGTTGCCCAAGCGCCGGGTGACCCGCACGCGGCGGGGGATGCGTCGGGCGCATGATGCGCTCCGGCGTCCGAACCTGGTGCCGTGTCCCCGGTGCAAGAACCGGATCCTTCCCCACCACGTCTGCCCCCATTGCGGGACGTATCGGGGCGTGCAGGTGATCGAGGTGGAAGGGCGCGCCTAATCCTCGTTCTCCATAATGGGCAGGACCTCGGGATCCCAGGGCTGGAGGGGTGAGCGGCTCATCCCTCCGGCCTCTGTTCTCCCGGGGCGGCGCGCCGGAGCGCGAAAGGGAGGTGAGGACGGATGGCCTGGCCGGGGGATGGGCAGGGGGAGGGATGGCCCTTCCCGGTGGAGGGAGAGGAAGGCATCCCGTCTGCTGCGGGGCGGAAGGGACGAGTGTTCCTTGTGCTGTTCGGGGGGGTGTTGGTGGTGGGCCTCTGTGCGCTCTTCGCCCTGGCGGTCTTCGGCGCCCCCTGGACGCCGCGCTGGTTAGACACGGGGGTGCCGCCGGATCGC of Thermoflexus hugenholtzii JAD2 contains these proteins:
- a CDS encoding coiled-coil domain-containing protein, with translation MAWTVEDLRDLAELLRAHPEWREPLWALLASEEVRRMPERMEQGFRRAARLILALYRAQRRQARETDARLAEMAEAIHRLGETVRHLAETVHDLAEAQHRTEENLQRLAEAFVNHRQEFLAHQAQVNARLEELSTAVRNLTETVHHLTETVHHLSEIVGNLAQTQLGLAEAQRRAEENLQRLAEAFVAHRQEFLAHQAQVNAHLAELRMEVHALVEAQRRTEESLQRLAEAFAAHRQEFLEFRAETDRRFAELAEAQRRHYEEFAAYRAETDRRFAELAEAQRRHYEEFAAYRVETDRRFAELAEALRILTERVDRVEARLDQVEARLDRVEARLDRVERRQEDHSRDLGELKSMRLEALYRENPGLFRPLLRRAAVVPGARKMEILEEAEAAGRITEEEASRAAPLDALVEGFHRREDRRVVLAVEISWQGTTKDVARAAERAAIFARALGVEVIPVVAAKELTAPARRMARTRGVWWLQDGRAFAPPEIPEEGSESEEA
- a CDS encoding eCIS core domain-containing protein, with amino-acid sequence MPIYRGPIPEPVRAQLRELAGAWLPEPDLERAYLHVGTPLARLILRAMPDPLPGVDPAAVTLGRHIFMDPAYWPPDRLSRFRLLVHELIHVRQWRERGVLGFLWAYLRDYLARRYAGVRLEQEAEAIAAAAAEQWQARGLPV
- a CDS encoding NAD(P)/FAD-dependent oxidoreductase, whose product is MRRVLILGGGFGGVATAHALRRRLPPEDEIVVVERRPYFMLGLRKTWALIGRGTLEEGRRPLQALERFGIRVLPGTITAIDPANRAVEVNGRRWEGDAMVVALGAELAPEAIPGFREHALNVYDPQEIPRAMEAVRAFRGGQVMIGIFGAPYKCPPAPYEMAFLLQDFFEARGVRARISVFTPQPMSLPVLGAAGCSVLEGRLAERGIDFLPNHKATAVEAGAVIFGDRRRPFDLLLGVPPHRCPEVVVRSGLTDGGAWVRVHPRTLETRFAGVYAIGDITEILLPNGMPLPKAGVFAEAEGEVVAERIAAVFAGREPEASFSGEGFCYLELGRGEAMLVRGRFLVEPAPEIELTEPSPNYLEEKKRFEAERLRTWFGDAAA
- a CDS encoding endonuclease III domain-containing protein, producing MERPRAALRRKAERIDRALEAYYGIPARWHLDPLSELVLTVLSQNTSDVNSWRAFERLRERFPTWEAVRDAPVEAVEEAIRPAGLAAQKAPRIQAILRRITEERGELSLDFLADWPVEEAKAYLRRLNGVGPKTAAIVLLFSLGKPAFPVDTHVHRVGTRLGLIPEGMSAERAHEWMEALVPPDRYLPFHLLLIRHGREICKAQRPRCDLCPVRRDCDFYRRRRAAGR
- a CDS encoding ATP-dependent helicase is translated as MGRDLSFLEELNPSQREAVTAPDGPILVLAGPGSGKTRVLTYRIAYLLTARRVSPFHILAVTFTNKAAEEMRSRLEALFGDRVGELTLGTFHATCARFLRREASLLGLHPQFVIYDEEDTLEAIRQALRDLNLDEKRYRPGALRAAISRAKNEFIRPEAYPIRTYFDEIVARVYARYEERLRAADALDFDDLLLRAVELFEEHPDVLARYQERYRHILVDEFQDTNTVQYLLLRLLASRHRNLFCVGDEDQSIYGWRGADFRNVIRFREHFPDARIIVLEENYRSTETILQAAQAVIRRNTERYNEKRLVAARGPGAPITLYEAFDEEDEAAFIARRVQELIEAGRIQPGEIAVMYRTNAQSRALEEAFLQAGIPYRLVGGVRFYQRREVKDLIAYLRLVLNPHDDLSLVRVLNVPPRGIGPATMARLSALALQEKTSLFAAVEQAVAGAPGISLGPKIRRALADFVERVRAWRADRAHLGVAELLRRIIDEIGYAEYVESLEEGGREVGGRRWDNVLELLKVAGPYRPGAFEDPLAAFLADVALLTDVDTLESDEEAPILLTLHAAKGLEFHTVFIAGLEEGLLPHSRSLDEPGALEEERRLFYVGMTRAKDQLFLTYAFRRYDELRTPSRFLREIPRELLTPAVARTTARSPSAAGRSRRKVEREEAPAFTPPSPRFRPGLRVRHPRFGEGLVVECRPIGADEEVVVMFEEAGLKRLLASFAGLEVLS
- the rpmF gene encoding 50S ribosomal protein L32, producing MGALPKRRVTRTRRGMRRAHDALRRPNLVPCPRCKNRILPHHVCPHCGTYRGVQVIEVEGRA